One genomic window of Coffea eugenioides isolate CCC68of chromosome 1, Ceug_1.0, whole genome shotgun sequence includes the following:
- the LOC113778243 gene encoding uncharacterized CRM domain-containing protein At3g25440, chloroplastic isoform X2, protein MMVRRLNSASAKLRHLFSNQSNHLFFLPYLSNSIISKPSVCGVLCKDFGRESLIGQGYGFQKCNLGGISWIHSGRSLSSADKAVDSNGNVGDGGDGFSEVKKKRKKLKGKRAVVRWLKFFRWKKKKDYERMTAEEKIVYKLKMARKKEERLVESLQKIEPKESSETTHDPEILTPEEHFYFLKMGQKCKNYVPVGRRGIYQGVILNMHLHWKKHQTLKVVVKTFSPEEVREIAAELARLSGGIVLDIEDDNTIIMYRGKNYSQPPTEIMSPRSTLSRKKALDKSKYRDALRAVRRYIPRLEQDLELLQAQVESKVDASAENQSTTAETVDSTSPSDLTLEGSERLKELISKSDELNEDDDSMMDSGLNSDSDALSDIFETESESENEEKSEQHLYLDVFEKFPPQRYVEIEDFEEHVRQISADSRKEKSSGQGVNVPDLDEVDKMVIQAASLLKNKRRR, encoded by the exons ATGATGGTTAGGAGATTAAATTCTGCTTCAGCAAAACTTAGACATCTATTCTCTAATCAGTCTAATCATTTGTTCTTCTTGCCTTACTTATCTAATTCCATTATTTCCAAGCCCAG TGTCTGTGGCGTTTTGTGCAAGGATTTTGGTAGAGAATCCTTAATTGGGCAAGGTTATGGATTCCAAAAGTGCAATCTTGGAGGTATTTCGTGGATACATTCTGGTCGATCTTTAAGCAGTGCAGATAAAGCTGTTGACAGCAATGGAAATGTTGGTGATGGTGGGGATGGTTTCAGTGAGGtaaagaagaagaggaagaaactCAAGGGAAAAAGGGCTGTGGTGAGGTGGTTGAAGTTCTTCaggtggaagaagaagaaagactaTGAGAGAATGACTGCCGAAGAAAAAATTGTTTACAAATTGAAAATG GCTCGGAAAAAAGAGGAAAGGCTTGTTGAATCTCTTCAAAAGATTGAGCCCAAGGAGTCATCTGAAACTACACATGATCCCGAGATATTGACTCCAGAAGAACACTTTTACTTTTTGAAGATGGGTCAGAAATGTAAGAATTATGTGCCTGTTGGAAGGCGAGGCATATACCAGGGTGTGATCCTAAATATGCACTTGCATTGGAAAAAGCATCAGACTTTGAAAGTGGTAGTGAAGACATTCTCTCCTGAAGAGGTCAGGGAGATTGCTGCTGAGCTGGCACGATTAAGCGGTGGGATTGTGCTTGACATTGAGGATGACAACACTATTATTATGTATAGGGGAAAAAACTACTCTCAGCCGCCAACAGAGATAATGTCTCCCCGGAGCACTCTCTCTAGGAAGAAG GCTTTGGATAAATCCAAATATAGGGATGCATTAAGAGCTGTTAGGAGATATATTCCCAGACTTGAGCAGGACCTTGAGCTTCTTCAAGCACAGGTAGAAAGCAAGGTTGATGCTTCTGCAGAAAATCAATCAACAACTGCTGAAACTGTTGACTCTACGTCGCCCTCAGACCTAACATTGGAGGGATCAGAAAGATTGAAAGAGTTGATATCTAAAAGTGATGAACTCAATGAGGATGATGACTCAATGATGGATTCGGGGTTGAATTCAGATTCTGATGCTTTATCAGATATATTTGAAACTGAGTCTGAGTCAGAGAATGAGGAGAAGTCGGAGCAGCATCTCTATCTAGATGTGTTTGAAAAGTTTCCGCCGCAAAGGTATGTAGAAATAGAAGATTTTGAAGAGCATGTGCGTCAAATATCGGCTGactcaagaaaagagaaatCATCAGGTCAGGGTGTAAATGTACCTGATCTTGATGAGGTTGATAAGATGGTTATACAAGCTGCATCACTTCTGAAGAACAAGAGGAGACGATGA
- the LOC113781084 gene encoding calmodulin-like protein 3 — translation MDPGELRRVFQMFDRNGDGKITKKELNDSLQNLGIYIPEKDLIQMIDKIDVNRDGYVDIDEFGSLYQTIMDERDEEEDMREAFNVFDQNGDGFITVEELRSVLSSLGLKQGRTLEDCKLMIKKVDVDGDGMVNYREFRQMMKGGGFAALT, via the coding sequence ATGGATCCGGGAGAGCTCCGTCGGGTTTTCCAAATGTTCGACCGCAACGGCGACGGAAAAATTACAAAGAAAGAGCTGAATGACTCGCTACAGAACTTGGGAATTTACATCCCAGAAAAAGATCTCATCCAAATGATCGATAAGATTGACGTTAACCGAGACGGATATGTAGATATCGACGAGTTTGGGTCGTTGTACCAAACAATAATGGACGAGAGAGACGAGGAGGAGGACATGAGGGAAGCTTTCAACGTTTTTGATCAAAACGGAGACGGATTTATTACGGTGGAAGAGTTGAGATCGGTGTTGTCGTCGCTAGGGTTGAAACAAGGGAGAACCTTGGAAGACTGCAAGTTGATGATCAAGAAAGTTGACGTGGATGGAGATGGAATGGTAAATTACAGGGAATTCAGGCAGATGATGAAGGGTGGTGGATTTGCTGCCTTAACTTGA
- the LOC113777471 gene encoding protein FAR1-RELATED SEQUENCE 3-like: MDNSTSQVFNSVERKSFLPIDSNGNVFLDDELSTSMELCIGEDDKCVGQLIAMPLTENVVEPHIGMEFNSRDDARDFYVAYGRQTGFTVRIHHNRRSRINNMVIGQDFVCSKEGFREKKYVQRKDRVLPPPPVTREGCPAMLRVAFKDGAKWVVTKFVKEHNHSLMSPNKVPWRGCGKNLINQDEKDQRIRELTLELYNERQRCKRRCAVYQEQLQTLLKYIEDHTDHLSKSVQEVVERVQSIENEELEDSD; encoded by the exons ATGGACAACTCAACAAGTCAAGTATTTAATTCTGTTGAAAGAAAAAGCTTTCTGCCTATTGACAGTAATGGCAATGTTTTTCTTGATGACGAGCTCTCAACAAGCATGGAGTTATGCATAGGCGAAGATGATAAATGTGTTGGACAGCTTATAGCTATGCCATTGACTGAGAATGTTGTTGAGCCCCACATAGGCATGGAGTTTAATTCAAGGGATGATGCTCGAGATTTTTATGTTGCTTATGGCAGGCAGACAGGCTTTACTGTCCGCATTCATCATAACCGCCGGTCACGCATCAATAACATGGTTATTGGTCAAGATTTTGTTTGTTCCAAAGAAGGTTTTCGTGAAAAGAAATATGTGCAGAGAAAAGATAGAGTTCTTCCTCCACCGCCTGTCACTCGTGAAGGTTGTCCTGCCATGCTGAGGGTTGCTTTTAAAGATGGAGCTAAGTGGGTAGTCACAAAGTTCGTGAAAGAGCACAATCACAGTTTGATGTCTCCTAATAAAGTTCCTTGGCGAGGTTGTGGAAAGAATTTGATCAACCAg GATGAAAAAGATCAAAGGATTCGAGAGCTCACACTTGAACTTTACAATGAAAGGCAACGATGTAAACGTCGATGTGCAGTTTACCAGGAACAATTGCAGACATTGTTGAAATATATTGAGGATCATACTGACCACTTATCGAAGAGTGTTCAGGAAGTAGTTGAGCGTGTACAATCTATTGAAAATGAAGAACTAGAAGATTCAGATTAG
- the LOC113774201 gene encoding protein FAR1-RELATED SEQUENCE 5-like, which yields VPVFTPIDNLATASADRRPWLGGLPDAQPQTSLDAGAASVNSSAERQPGASEEISVQEPYVGMEFDSEDAAKEFYDDYARHLGFVMRIDQCRRSEVDKRILSRRLSCNKQGYYVKMKDQYGPVRKPRSSTREGCKAMMLVKVNKSGKWVVTRFVKDHTHPLVASSRTCRTAMDHKDRKIQELTLELERQDKLCDLYHEQIITFLQSVEEETGLLSTKIEAAVKNVMEMEAEAKQQSNLQQAHLQ from the exons GTACCCGTCTTTACACCGATAGATAACCTGGCAACTGCCAGCGCAGATAGGCGGCCTTGGCTTGGGGGGCTGCCTGACGCCCAACCCCAAACCA GCTTGGATGCTGGAGCTGCTTCAGTGAACAGTTCCGCAGAAAGGCAGCCTGGTGCAAGCGAAGAGATCTCAGTTCAAGAACCATATGTTGGGATGGAGTTTGATTCTGAAGATGCTGCAAAGGAGTTTTACGATGATTATGCAAGGCATCTAGGGTTTGTCATGCGTATTGATCAGTGCCGGCGTTCAGAGGTTGACAAGAGGATTCTTTCCCGGCGGCTTTCATGTAATAAACAGGGTTACTATGTCAAAATGAAAGACCAATACGGTCCAGTTCGGAAGCCACGCTCCAGCACTAGAGAAGGTTGCAAGGCAATGATGTTGGTAAAGGTTAATAAGTCTGGTAAGTGGGTGGTAACCAGATTTGTGAAGGACCACACTCATCCATTGGTTGCTTCTAGTCGAACTTGTCGAACTGCCATG GATCACAAGGACAGGAAAATACAGGAACTGACACTGGAGTTGGAGCGCCAGGACAAACTGTGTGATCTTTATCATGAACAGATAATCACATTCTTGCAAAGTGTAGAGGAGGAAACTGGGCTTCTGTCAACCAAGATTGAAGCTGCTGTTAAGAATGTCATGGAAATGGAGGCAGAAGCTAAACAGCAATCAAACCTGCAACAAGCGCATCTTCAGTAG
- the LOC113778243 gene encoding uncharacterized CRM domain-containing protein At3g25440, chloroplastic isoform X1 translates to MMVRRLNSASAKLRHLFSNQSNHLFFLPYLSNSIISKPSSVCGVLCKDFGRESLIGQGYGFQKCNLGGISWIHSGRSLSSADKAVDSNGNVGDGGDGFSEVKKKRKKLKGKRAVVRWLKFFRWKKKKDYERMTAEEKIVYKLKMARKKEERLVESLQKIEPKESSETTHDPEILTPEEHFYFLKMGQKCKNYVPVGRRGIYQGVILNMHLHWKKHQTLKVVVKTFSPEEVREIAAELARLSGGIVLDIEDDNTIIMYRGKNYSQPPTEIMSPRSTLSRKKALDKSKYRDALRAVRRYIPRLEQDLELLQAQVESKVDASAENQSTTAETVDSTSPSDLTLEGSERLKELISKSDELNEDDDSMMDSGLNSDSDALSDIFETESESENEEKSEQHLYLDVFEKFPPQRYVEIEDFEEHVRQISADSRKEKSSGQGVNVPDLDEVDKMVIQAASLLKNKRRR, encoded by the exons ATGATGGTTAGGAGATTAAATTCTGCTTCAGCAAAACTTAGACATCTATTCTCTAATCAGTCTAATCATTTGTTCTTCTTGCCTTACTTATCTAATTCCATTATTTCCAAGCCCAG TAGTGTCTGTGGCGTTTTGTGCAAGGATTTTGGTAGAGAATCCTTAATTGGGCAAGGTTATGGATTCCAAAAGTGCAATCTTGGAGGTATTTCGTGGATACATTCTGGTCGATCTTTAAGCAGTGCAGATAAAGCTGTTGACAGCAATGGAAATGTTGGTGATGGTGGGGATGGTTTCAGTGAGGtaaagaagaagaggaagaaactCAAGGGAAAAAGGGCTGTGGTGAGGTGGTTGAAGTTCTTCaggtggaagaagaagaaagactaTGAGAGAATGACTGCCGAAGAAAAAATTGTTTACAAATTGAAAATG GCTCGGAAAAAAGAGGAAAGGCTTGTTGAATCTCTTCAAAAGATTGAGCCCAAGGAGTCATCTGAAACTACACATGATCCCGAGATATTGACTCCAGAAGAACACTTTTACTTTTTGAAGATGGGTCAGAAATGTAAGAATTATGTGCCTGTTGGAAGGCGAGGCATATACCAGGGTGTGATCCTAAATATGCACTTGCATTGGAAAAAGCATCAGACTTTGAAAGTGGTAGTGAAGACATTCTCTCCTGAAGAGGTCAGGGAGATTGCTGCTGAGCTGGCACGATTAAGCGGTGGGATTGTGCTTGACATTGAGGATGACAACACTATTATTATGTATAGGGGAAAAAACTACTCTCAGCCGCCAACAGAGATAATGTCTCCCCGGAGCACTCTCTCTAGGAAGAAG GCTTTGGATAAATCCAAATATAGGGATGCATTAAGAGCTGTTAGGAGATATATTCCCAGACTTGAGCAGGACCTTGAGCTTCTTCAAGCACAGGTAGAAAGCAAGGTTGATGCTTCTGCAGAAAATCAATCAACAACTGCTGAAACTGTTGACTCTACGTCGCCCTCAGACCTAACATTGGAGGGATCAGAAAGATTGAAAGAGTTGATATCTAAAAGTGATGAACTCAATGAGGATGATGACTCAATGATGGATTCGGGGTTGAATTCAGATTCTGATGCTTTATCAGATATATTTGAAACTGAGTCTGAGTCAGAGAATGAGGAGAAGTCGGAGCAGCATCTCTATCTAGATGTGTTTGAAAAGTTTCCGCCGCAAAGGTATGTAGAAATAGAAGATTTTGAAGAGCATGTGCGTCAAATATCGGCTGactcaagaaaagagaaatCATCAGGTCAGGGTGTAAATGTACCTGATCTTGATGAGGTTGATAAGATGGTTATACAAGCTGCATCACTTCTGAAGAACAAGAGGAGACGATGA
- the LOC113780421 gene encoding serine/threonine-protein phosphatase 7 long form homolog, whose product MSSDNSLVIQLYWGGKIIYAGGSMFYDPPMPKKVMFLRERVGFNELIDKVYSIMGLDQNRHKISLIFRNCVQHGVFGAMPLVDDNGVDGMYFLKAKSGHATEIYVEVEELLGLRQCDNQTLPIASPHRDVQQAQRGRKRGSEHRIEKDCPSSSHMPTLETRDSNTNAATVLDAATNTDIELVDVDVDSEPEPEADDFGDNDHEYDTSGQAGNSGEGATTHDHASPSVAPHLRSRSTLEPEPEADDFGDNDHEYDTSGQAGNLGEGATTHEHAGPSVAPHLRSRSTPPPHPGPIDPSVLYLQTHHRSTAVFHGAGDVLDVRRCDKKFFDIFRHSDPRISRYIDIAGFGGVRRAGYLQVNHGLITALVERWRQETHTFHLPVMGEATVTLQDVEVLWGLPVDGLPVTLIHVKRSPLQRKHLVQEVLGFWPEDNCFREGRLKMSSMYARLGTQLPPDAPDEMVRQYARMCILILLGGLLFADSCGNVVSLNWLDYVRDLEAMSKYSWGSAVLACLYSRMCHASHVGQNTTGGPYLLLQLWAWERIPTIRPDVSLPRLTGDYPRGGRWSAERTGVDPPSQDVSYYREQLSLLRMDQFIWMPYPDDVLASLPEYCRRGARIWRARVPLIFWHIVEFYFPDRVLRQFGMKQNIPQSVDTDRGGLHQLGLAGFAGRNWAEFHSVWIGHWNDRANAEVSGESTHTFSPSNDYLSWYHRHTVLYITPPLRKHPQSGHVHYEASGQFEYLMDSMHRIAHQSLDGLQHDDPTHSFHPSLVMIADEAFGSMQYLRRFDRMIFEPTERQDSGASMSHNIPHQRSVGRLPSQTRASSRGSRRHEHGLRDEVK is encoded by the exons ATGTCAAGCGATAATTCCTTGGTAATTCAACTTTATTGGGGAGGCAAAATTATATATGCTGGAGGATCAATGTTTTACGATCCCCCGATGCCGAAAAAGGTTATGTTCCTTAGAGAAAGGGTAGGCTTTAATGAGTTGATAGACAAAGTATACAGCATTATGGGTCTAGACCAGAATCGACATAAGATTAGTTTGATATTTCGAAATTGTGTGCAACATGGTGTGTTTGGTGCGATGCCTTTGGTAGATGATAATGGAGTTGATGGAATGTACTTTTTAAAAGCCAAAAGTGGGCATGCCACTGAGATTTATGTGGAGGTGGAGGAGCTCTTAGGTTTGAGACAATGTGATAATCAGACCTTGCCAATAGCAAGTCCACATAGAGATGTCCAACAGGCTCAAAGAGGACGAAAAAGAGGTAGTGAGCACCGTATAGAGAAGGATTGTCCCAGTAGTAGTCACATGCCAACATTGGAGACTCGTGATTCGAACACTAATGCAGCTACAGTGCTTGATGCTGCAACAAATACTGATATTGAGTTGGTAGATGTGGATGTGGACTCTGAACCAGAACCAGAGGCTGATGATTTTGGTGATAATGACCATGAATATGATACATCTGGGCAGGCAGGCAACTCAGGCGAAGGGGCTACCACTCATGATCACGCGAGTCCTAGTGTAGCACCACATCTACGTTCTAGAAGCACACTTGAACCAGAACCAGAGGCTGATGATTTTGGTGATAATGACCATGAATATGATACATCTGGGCAGGCAGGCAACTTAGGCGAAGGGGCTACCACTCATGAACATGCGGGTCCTAGTGTAGCACCACATCTACGTTCTAGAAGCACACCACCTCCGCATCCCGGTCCGATTGATCCGAGCGTTTTGTATCTGCAGACGCATCACAGATCCACTGCGGTCTTTCATGGCGCAGGCGACGTCCTTGATGTGAGACGTTGTGATAAAAAGTTTTTTGATATCTTTAGACATTCTGACCCTCGAATATCTCGCTACATTGACATAGCTGGTTTTGGTGGGGTACGTAGGGCCGGTTATCTTCAGGTAAACCATGGCTTGATCACCGCGCTAGTTGAGCGCTGGAGACAGGAGACACACACATTTCATCTTCCTGTTATGGGTGAGGCGACTGTCACATTGCAGGATGTTGAGGTACTATGGGGCTTGCCCGTGGATGGGTTGCCGGTTACTTTGATCCATGTTAAACGAAGTCCACTTCAGCGCAAACATCTAGTTCAAGAGGTTTTGGGATTTTGGCCAGAGGATAATTGTTTCAGGGAAGGGCGGCTAAAGATGTCATCTATGTATGCACGACTAGGAACACAATTACCGCCAGATGCTCCAGATGAGATGGTTCGCCAGTATGCTCGAATGTGCATTCTAATTTTATTAGGCGGGTTGCTATTTGCAGACTCATGTGGTAATGTTGTTAGCCTTAACTGGCTCGATTATGTGCGTGATTTGGAGGCCATGAGTAAGTACAGTTGGGGGAGTGCAGTACTGGCCTGTTTATACTCACGTATGTGTCATGCATCGCATGTGGGGCAGAATACCACTGGTGGACCATACTTGTTACTACAG CTATGGGCGTGGGAGCGGATTCCGACAATTCGTCCTGACGTATCTCTTCCACGATTGACTGGTGATTATCCTAGAGGAGGGAGATGGTCAGCCGAGCGTACTGGGGTTGACCCTCCTAGTCAGGACGTATCATATTATCGAGAGCAACTATCTTTGCTACGGATGGATCAA TTCATCTGGATGCCATACCCTGATGATGTACTAGCATCTTTGCCCGAATATTGCAGACGAGGCGCACGTATATGGAGGGCAAGGGTCCCGCTGATATTTTGGCACATTGTTGAGTTTTATTTCCCAGATCGAGTCTTGCGTCAATTCGGAATGAAGCAAAACATTCCCCAGAGCGTTGACACTGATCGGGGGGGATTGCATCAACTTGGTTTGGCCGGATTTGCAGGAAGAAATTGGGCTGAATTTCATAGTGTTTGGATAGGTCATTGGAATGACCGTGCTAATGCTGAAGTTTCAGGAGAGTCGACGCATACATTCAGTCCTTCAAACGACTATCTAAGCTGGTATCATCGTCACACCGTCTTGTATATTACACCTCCACTTCGCAAGCATCCGCAGTCCGGGCACGTGCACTATGAGGCTTCAGGACAGTTCGAGTATCTG ATGGATAGTATGCATCGCATTGCCCACCAATCTTTGGACGGGCTCCAGCATGATGACCCTACACATAGTTTTCATCCGAGTCTAGTGATGATTGCGGATGAAGCATTCGGGTCTATGCAGTACCTTCGGCGATTTGATCGCATGATTTTCGAGCCCACGGAGCGACAGGACAGTGGTGCCTCTATGTCGCACAATATCCCTCACCAAAGGTCAGTTGGACGTCTTCCCAGCCAAACACGGGCATCATCTCGTGGAAGTAGACGTCACGAGCATGGCCTACGTGATGAAGTCAAATAA